The Methanothrix sp. region CAGGTAACACCCGGTGACGATACCAATGTGCAGGTCCTCGGTGGAGGCAAGCAGCTCCTCGTCCAGATCCCCTCGGCCAGGGCGGAGATCGCCTCTGAGTTCGTGGTCGGAATGACGGCTGCCGCAGCTGCCACAGTAGAGGCGATAATCCAGCACTTCAAGGCAGGTCTCTTCGATGCTCCGATGGTTCATGCTGCAGTGTGGGGCGAGTACCCGCAGACCGTCGGCATGAATGGCGGAAACGTGGCGTCTGTTCTCAACATCCCCCAGAACGATGAGGGTCTGGGCTTCGCATACAGGAACGTCATGGCGAACCACATCGCTGCGATCACAAAGAGGAACGCCATGAATGCCGCATCCCTCGCCGCAATACTTGAGCAGATGGGCGAGTTCGAGATGGGCAACGCGATCGGCATATTCGAGAGACATCAGCTCCTTGCTCTTGCGTACCAGGGTCTCAATGCCGATAACATGGTCTATGATCTGGTCAAGAAGAACGGCAAGACCGGCACAATAGGCACAGTCGTCCACAGCGTCGTCGAGAGGGCGCTTGAGGACAAGGTCATAAAGCCCGGCAAGAAGTTCCCCTCTGGATACGTGATGTATGAGGCCAATGATGTATCCAAGTGGAACGCTTACAACGCAGCTGGCGTTCTCGCTGCCACAATGGTCAATTGCGGTGCTCTGAGGGGCGCTCAGGCTGTATCCTCGACGCTGCTGTACTACAACGACCTCGTCGAGAAGGAGACCGCTCTGCCTGCATGCGACTTCGGCAGGGTGATGGGTACTGCAGTCGGCTTCTCGTTCTTCAGCCACTCGATCTACGGCGGCGGCGGTCCCGGTGTGTTCAACGGCAACCACATCGTGACCAGGCACTCCAGAGGCATGGCCATACCCTGTGTCGCAGCTGCTGTGGCTCTTGATGCAGGCACGCAGATGTTCACACCCGAGATGACATCCGGCCTCGTCGGGGCCATCTACGGAGAGATAAAGGAGTTCCGTGAGCCGATTGTATCGGTGGCGGAGGCAATCTAAGATAGGCGAAACACATGGTCACTATTAAATCAGACACGGATTCGGAGCCAGTCCAGGTGGAGATCCTGCCCAGCAGGTTTCTCTCGCCAGAGACCACCCAGAAGCTCCTGAACGAGCTCTACAAGAGCGGAGGTATCGTCCGAATGATGATTCAGGGGCCAAACCTCCCGAGGACGGTGACATACGGCCCTGGAAAGGGCCTGCCCATAGAGGAGCACCGTAACCTCCTCGTGGAGGTTGGGGGCGAGGTCTTGGAGCTCAGGGTCAAGGTCGGCAGGGTCCGACTGGAGCTCGAGGGCGAGGAGTTCCTTCCTGGAATCCAGGCGGCGTGTGAGCGAGCGCTGCCCTTTGGCTTCCAGATAAAGAGAGGCAGATTCTTCCGCGAGATCTCCACGATCTCCGACTACGCAAAGTACGGGAAGGATGCGGATAAGCGCATCCTCGGACTGGTCGATCCGCGAGCCAAGAAGGAATCAGCTCTGGCCATTCTGTCTGAAAAGGATAGTGACGAGAAGGAGGAGAGATAAATATGGCATACACACCCCAATACTATCCCGGCAACACCTCTGTTGGCGCCAACAGAAGGAAGCACATGTCCGGAAACCTCGAGAAGCTCAGAGATATTCCCGAGGCAGATGTAGTTGCTATCATGGGCCACAGGGCCCCAGGTGCCGACTACCCGAGCACCCATCCACCACTGAAGGAGATGGGCGAGCCTGACTGCCCGATAAGGCAGCTCGTCGAGCCCACACCGGGCGCTGCGGCAGGAGATCGCGTCAGGTATTCCCAGTTTGCTGACTCGATGTACTTCGCCCCGTCGATCCCGTACTGGAGGTCCTACTGGGCGGCTATCAACTGCAGAGGCGCGGATCCAGGCACCCTCTCAGGCAGGCAGATCATAGAGGCCCGCGAGAGGGATATCGAGGCGTACACAAAGAAGCTGATGGACTCTGAGATGACAGATGTCGCCAGGTGCTCCATGAGGGGCTGCACGGTCCACGGCCACTCCCTGAGGCTTGAGGAGAACGGCATGATGTTCGACATGCTGGCGAGGACCGAGATGGGCGCCGACGGCAACGTCTACTACGTCAAGAACCAGGTCGGCATACCGCTGGACAAGAAGATCAATGTCGGCAAGCCAATGAGCGAGGATGAGCTCAAGAAGCGGACAACGATCTTCAGGTACGACAACATACCCTACGGCGGCAAGGTGGGCGCCAGGAAGTTCGATGAGGCGCTGGAGGCCCTGCACCACATGTGGGAGCTCAGGACAAAGTGGGGCTTCAGGCCGGAGTGAGGAGGCGATATAAATGGCAAAACTTCATACCAAGAAGCTATTCGTCAGGGCTCTGACCAAGAAGTTCGGAAAGGACTTCGACCTCTCGAGCCAGAAGACCGAGTACAAGAGGCTCGGTCCCGAGCAGAGCGCTCGTAAGAGAGAGTTCATGGAGTACTCCAAGAAGCTAGAGGGGAAGCGCGGCATATCATTCTACAACCCATACCTGCACTGCGGCGGAATTCCGCTGGGCCAGAGGCAGCTGGTCCCCTACAAGCTGTCTTCCACTGAGTACATAGTTGAGGGTGACGACCTGCACTTCGTCAACAACCCTGCGATGCAGCAGATGTGGGACGATATACGCAGGACCGTCATCGTAGGCCTCGATATGGCCCATGAGGTGCTTGAGAAGCGCCTGGGCAAGGAGGTCACACCCGAGACGATCAATAACTACCTGGAGATCCTCAACCACGCGATGCCCGGCGCAGCCGTGGTCCAGGAGCACATGGTTGAGACCCATCCAGGGCTGGTTGAGGACTGCAACGTCAGGGTCTTCACTGGAGATGATGACCTCGCTGACGAGATCGATCCGCAGTACCTCATAGACATCAACAAGCTCTTCCCGACAGACCAGGCGGAGCAGCTCAAGGCTGCCATCGGCAAGACCACCTGGCAGGCGATCCACATCCCCACGATCGTTGTCAGGAGCTGCGATGGTGGAACGACCTCAAGGTGGAGCGCGATGCAGCTCTCGATGACGTTCATCGATGCGTACAACATGTGCGCCGGTGAGGCTGCAGTCGCTGATCTGGCGTATGCTGCGAAGCACGCCGCGGTCCTCCAGATGTCCGACATGCTGCCTGCACGCCGCGCTCGCGGTCCCAACAACCCGGGCGGCCTGAGCTTCGGCTTCATGGCTGACATGGTCCAGACATCGAGGGTCAAGCCCTGGGATCCGACTGCTGTGTCTCTGAACGTGGTTGCCGCAGGCACAATGCTCTACGATCAGATCTGGCTGGGCAGCTACATGTCCGGAGGCGTCGGATTCACACAGTACGCCACAGCAGCGTACACCAACGATGTCCTGGATGACTTCTCCTACTATGGCGTCGATTACGGCATGGAGAAGTACGGCGGCTTCGCCAAGGCGCCGGCCAACCTGGAGGTCGTCAAGGATCTGGCCACAGAGGTCACACTCTACGGCATCGAGCAGTACGAGTCGTTCCCGACCCTGCTTGAGGATCACTTCGGCGGATCCCAGAGGGCGTCTGTCCTTGCGGCTGCATCCGGTATCACCTGCGCTATAATGACCGGAAACAGCCAGGCAGGCCTTGCTGGCTGGTATCTCTCCATGCTCCTGCACAAGGAGGCCTGGGGACGCCTTGGATTCTTCGGCTACGACCTGCAGGATCAGTGCGGCCCAACCAACGTCTTCTCGTACCAGTCGGACGAGGGCAACCCGCTCGAGCTGAGGGGCGCCAACTATCCGAACTACGCGATGAACGTCGGCCACCAGGGCGAGTATGCGGGCATCTCAAGCGCTGCTCACGCAGGCCGCGGCGACGCCTTCGCATGCAACCCGCTGGTCAAGGTGGCATTCGCCAACCCCGCGCTGGTCTTCGACTGGACCGACATCAGGCTCTGCTTCGGCAAGGGCGGTGCACGCGAGTTCCGCGCTGCCGGCGAGAGATCCCTCGTCATGCCAGCTGTGTAGGCCAGAGGCCTACAAACTTTTTTATTACTTCGTGTTGTATCAGTATCAGGTAACTTCTTGCAGCAATTCTTCTCACACCACTTGCAGGCAGCGCTGCGATCCCACACATGCCAGACATGAGCTGCTGTTGCTGTACTGTGTGCAGCTCTCGCATCAGTTTATGACATGCATGGTGTTCACCGGTGTTCACCGATCGCATCGCGCACTGCCTGGCAGCAAACAGTCTGGTTGATGCGCCGTCCAGACATTCGCATACTGTGTTCTATATTAATATTACTTCATCATATAAATTTATAGCTTTGATTGTTGTTTTGAATAATATTTGAGAATCTGATAGCATAGGGCCAATTCATACAAATTGTAATTATAGTAAAAACCGGTGGCGTTCAACCTTATAGGCCTTAATTATTCAACACAGCAGCTTTGATTGCAAAATCGCGCCTACCGCGATTACGTACCATTGATATTGTCCTGAGATACTGATTTCATTTTCTGTGTGTCTTAAATATCTTCCAGTCGAACGTATCGATCGGTGAGACAGATGTACAGACATACTGGCGTATTTTGCGCCCTGCTGGTTCTTCTGGCCCCAGCACTTTGCATGGACTCCGTGCTGATGGGATTGCTGAGTTCATATGATGATCCTCTCATGACATCTCAGGATCTTGCATTCCTGCTCGTCACACATGGGTTCGATGCGACCCCTGTGGATGGGTACGTGGTCGTGGTTACTGAAAATGCGACATACACGCTCATGCCCAACGGAGATAAACCCGGCCTGGCCGACACATATAACACATCTGAGACTGCGGGCATGGCTTTTATCTGAGAGATCTGTCTCACCACAGCAGCTTGAGCGAACATCATTCCACTCAGCCCGAGAGCAAACAATTTAACCTTGCAGATCACATGTTCCGATCGTGATAGTGATCTGGAACGATGCCGAGATTGAGGTCCCCGAAGGGGAGAGATGCCAGATATGCGGCTGCGAGCTCGATGAGTTCGACGAGGTCACTGGCACGCCGGTTTTCGGCTACTATCACTGGACCTGCATAACGCATGTGGATTGATGGCGAAAGCACTCCACACAGCCAGGCGCCATCGATAACCGGATCCCAGAGGCACTGCATCATCGAGAGCTGCATCCAACGCCCCGATCTTCGCTCCTGTCCATATGATAACCATAACCCATAGATACACTGGTTTGGCCATGCGCTCTGGCGAGTGTGCGCTTCCAGCGGTCAGCCCGCAGACCTCCAGGTTCCCGGCCACTTGAGAGTGCTGATCTTTTACAGAGTCTGTCACATCTTGACACAAAATGTATATCTTCCTGAAAGATGTTCGCCAGATGGTTGACGCATGCTCGACAACACCAGGGCGTGACCATCCACTCAGAAAAAAGCAGGGGTGCTTAAATGACCGGCAACTTCGAGAGGATAGCTGCACAGGCGCTTGGGGAGGGAAGGACGTATCTGATGGAGCACGAGAGCAAGCGCATTCTCATGGATGCCGGGCTGGAGACCACCGGCGCTCATCTCGCATCCAGCGCCGATGACGCTGTGAGAATCGCGAACCAGCTCGGCTATCCCGTTGTGCTCAAGGTTCTCTCTAAAGATGTGATACACAAATCGGATGCGGGCGGAGTCAGGCTGAATCTCCAGGACGCTGATGCTGTGAGATCTGCATACGATGAAATACAGAAGGCATTCCGGGAGCTGGGCATGATCGGCGTATCGGTTCAGAGGATGGCCAGCCCCGGGATAGAAGTGATCATCGGTGTCACAACGGATCCAACATTCGGACCGGTTCTAATGTTCGGGCTCGGCGGCATCTTCGTGGAGATACTCAGGGACGTGAGCTTCAGATCCATACCCATCTCTGAAATGGATGCAGAGTCGATGATCCGGGAGATCAGGGGCTACCCTCTGCTCAGAGGATACCGCGGCATCTCCGGGGATATCGATGCAATAAAGAGCATGCTCCTCAGGGTATCAGATCTCGTCAGGGAGCATTCGATCATAAAGGAGATGGACCTCAACCCTGTCTTCGTATATCCCAGGGGATACACAATAGCGGATGCCAGGATCATACTTGACAGCTCATCTGCTGCATCAGCTGCAGACACTGCGCCATCTCAGGGGGTGGGTGGTCTTAGGGGCCTGTTCTACCCGCAGAGCATAGCTGTGATCGGGGCATCAAACACAAAGGGGAAGCTTGGATGGAACGTGTTTTATAACCTGCTCAGTCATGGCTATAAAGGCAGGCTATATCCTGTCAATCCGAATGCATCAGAGGTCCAGGGCGTGAGGGCATACCCGAGCATAAAGGACGTGCCGGAGGCTGTGGATGTCGCGATAGTGCTCGTGCCCGCCAGCCTGACGCCACAGGTCGTGCAGGACTGCTGTGCAGCAGGCGTGAAGTACGTCGTTGTCGAGTCCGCTGGATTCGCAGAGCTCGGCGATGAGGGGAAGAGGATAGAGAGGGAGCTCCTCTCCATAGTGAGGAGGCACGGGTGCAGGCTGCTGGGGCCGAATTGCTCCGGGATCATAAACACAAACTGCGGCGTGGTTGAGTCAATAGGGGTCGTGGACGAGCTCAACAGAGGGAATGTGGGGCTCATAGCCCAGGCTGGAGTTTATGCAGCCGGGTATCTCTGGGGTCTGAGGAAGGTGCTGGACTTCGGGATCATTGCGACGATCGGGAACAAGCTGGATCTAAACGAGACCGACATGCTCGAGGCCATCGGGATGGATGAGAACATAGATGTGGTCTGCATGTACCTTGAGGACGTCAAGGGAGGCAGGCGTTTCATAGATGTCGCCAGGGAGGTCTCGAGACGGAAGCCGGTCGTGGTCCTGAAGACCGGCAGGACCGAGGCTGGAAAGAGGGCGGTCTCATCGCACACAGCATCACTTGCAGGGAACGACGAGATCTACAGCTCTGTCTTCAGGCAGGCCGGGCTCATTCGAGCGAGAGACAACGACCACATGTTCGCGCTCGCCAGGGCCTTCTCGAAGCAGCCCCTGCCCGTTAACGATGGGGTTTTTGTCATATCATACGCCGGCTCACTGGGCGTTGCGGCTGCAGATGCCATATCCATGAACGGCATGCGTCTCGCAGAGCTCTCTCCCGATCTCAAGGAAGAACTCCGCAGGGTGCTGCCGAAGTACGTCTCGGGCATGAACCCGGTTGACTTCACGTTCGACCAGACCCCTGATCAGGTCAGGAGAACCATAGAGATCGCCGTACGGAGCGAGGACGTTGGCAGCTTTATAGTGGTCATGCAGACCGAGATGCTTGGATCATACATCGATACGCTCAGATCCATCGACTACATGGGAAGGCCAGTACTGGCGGTCGTCGCATCCAAGGAGTTCGTGATCGACGATACGATAAAAATGGAGCGTGCCGGCATACCTGTCTACTCCACACCGGAGCAGGCTGCGGAGGTCCTCGGAGCTATGTGGAGGTACAGGAAGGAGCGCAGATGGCAGGAGTAGCTGCGCCATTTGAGAGCATTCAACCGGTTCCAGAGTTATCCCGTTCAGGTTCTCCATCAGCGCATTCAAATGGAATCCGCAGCAGGATGGGGATCTGCAGGAATCTCGATGCGAACCATAATACAGCATCAACTGTTAACAGCTGAAGCACTTATATCCTGATCGGCTCCACCATCATCCTTCTTGCTATCAGTGCGGGGATGTCCAGCGCGCTGGAGACGCGATCTATGATGATGCCATCGCTTGTGGCCACAACCGCGGACGAGCTCTTCAGAGCCCTGTCCACGTCTCTTGCTGTTCTCGCGGTGCCGGGGATTCCCGCGGCTGAGAACGCCTCTCCTATATCAGAGGCGAGCTCTCCGGACCTGCTTATCTGTTTGTCCAGGAGCAGAAGGATCTCAGACGGCCTGGCTCTTGATATCGTATCGATCATCAGCTGAACCGCCTCATCCGTGGCCTCGGATCTCCGGTATTTCCTGAAGATGCAGCGCATGTCTCTTATGAAGCCATCATCGCAGAGGAAGATATCCTCTCCGGAGATGATGCTCTCCACTGTGATCAGCACATTGTATCCATCGATATGCAGTCCCCTGCCCCTGAGATCCTCGAGGCTGATCGCCTTGAGTCTCCTCGAGCTTGCAACATCCTCTGAGAGCACGGCCCTGGCCAGGATGTTTCTGTAATCCTTATCGATGCGGTAGTGATCTGCCACGAACCTCACCGCGGGACCTGGAGGATAGCCTCTGTTCAGGAGGTATCTCAGATCCACTGCAGCGGATCTCAGCGCTTCAGGTGCTTCTTTGCAGATTCTCTCACCTCTCTGTAAAGATCCCTTCCGTGGGAGTCTATCGCAACGACCATGGGGCCGAGGTCGGTGGCCTCGAGCACCCAGACAGCCTCTGCCATTCCAAGCTCCGGGAGAGAGACGCCGCGCACGCTCAGGGATCTCGCGGCTGCAGCCCCGCATCCCCCTGGGTAGGCTAGGTAGACAGCTCTTCTTCTTATGAGCTCCGCAGCCCCGGGCATCCCGCCCTTACCTATGATGCACCTCACCCCGAGGTCGAGAACCTGTGGAAGGTATCGCGCCAGCCGGACGCTGCTCGTCGGGCCTGCTGATACAACAGTCGTGTCTCTTATGAGCGGTCCGCAGTGGTATATCACCCCGCCCCGCAGATCGAATTTCACCTCTCCGAGCCTCTGGTGAGCCTTGTCTCTCGCCGTATAGACAGTGCCGCTCAGCCAGACGATGTCGCCTGCTGAGAATCTGGACACGTCACCCTCAGAGAGGGGGGATCTCACTCTATGCTCCATCCATCCTCCGTCACTCTGGCAGTCGCCCTTCTGTTCGCCCAGCACTGGAGGTTGACGGCCACAGGCAGTGATGCTGTGTGGCAGAACGCCCTCTCTATTTTCACGCCCAGAGCTGTGGTGTCACCTCCGAGCCCCATGGGGCCTATTCCGAGATTGTTGATCCTCCTGAGAAGCAGAAGCTCCTCCTCGCTCTCCCCTGGAACGCCCATGATCGCGCGCTTCGCGAGGGCTGCAGCCTGATCGAATGTCCCGCCAATCCCCACACCGACGAACACAGGCGGGCAGGCGTTCGACACACGCTCCGCGAGGTTCTCCAGGATGTAATCGAACGGATCATCCGCTGGATTGAGCATCCCCAGGAAGCTCATGTTCTCAGATCCAGCTCCCTTTGGAAATGCGGTTATCCTGAGCGCATCTCCCGCAACCTGATCCGCGATGAGGCAGGGCATGCCGGGTCCTGTGTTGTCCCCTGTGTTCGACCTGCTCAGCGGATCCACAACATTCGGTCTAAGCATGCCCTTTCCTGTCGCCATCCTCACTCCCTCCGCGATCGCCTCCCACAGATCGAATTCCAGGTGGAATCTCTCCCCGATCTCCACATGAAACACAGGAAGGCCCGTATCCTGGCATACCGGTCGTCCATCAGATTCTGCAATTCGTATGTTGTTCAGTATCGCCTCCAGATGGTACCTCGCTATCTCGTTTCTCTCCCTGCGAAGGGCGCTCTCTATTGAGCGGACGACCCAGCCTGGCAGCGAGATCTGTGCTCTGCATAAGACCGCTTCAGTCGCCTCCACAACATCACGACGTCTCAACAACGCCACCCCTTATCCTGATCGGCCTCGACTGTTTTGGAAGATCGAGCTCTGATTGCAGGCCCAGAGCGCGCTCCATCGCATTCTTGTGCAGATCCCCTGATGTGTGAATACCTCCAGGCGTGCCGCGCACAGCCCTGCACGGATACTGCTGGCATGCTAGGCCTGCGAGAGATGGCGCCTCAGCGGTGCTCTTTCCGATGAGCTCGCTGGCGACATGCCATGTGCTGCCGCATGGCGATCCTCGAACCACATCCACCCTGCTGATCCTGCCACTGTTCAGCTCGACCCTCAGCTCCGGTCTTCCCAGGCGCTCTGCGAACTCGTCGACAGCATCCACCCCGACCTTCTCAAGGGTGCAGCAGATCTCATCGACCTCTATGTAGATGTTATACCTCTCAGAGATGCTGCGCAGCTCCTCTATCGAGCCTGCCCTTCCGATGCCGCCGGGTATCAGAAGCGCCTTCACCCCGCGCTCCCCGGCCATTTTTGCTATTGCAGGCGTGAGATCCGGATGCAGCGTGTACATGACAATCAGGTCCGCGCTGAAGACGTCCTCATTCAGGTCGATGCTCCTGAGAAACTCGTCCGGGTCCTCGATGAATCCGGGGAGCAGCTCCGGAACAGCCGCATGCACCACATCGAAGTCGGTATGCTTCATTATCGTATCTATGAGCCGCTCTCCGTACTTGCCTCTGGTGATCACTCCAACACGCATGAACTGAGATTCATCACCGGTTATAAGAGATCTTCTGGACAGACCGGTGCGATCTGGATTGAAGCATCCCGTAATGCTCAGGGCGGTAAACCACAGCTGCTTGCGGCCTGGCGCAAGACCCCACACAGGCCATCTGCAGGAGTTCAACCGATGGGCGTTGCTCCGTGATGAAATTCTCCAAGACAGGGGGACCAGGCATGTGGAGATCATCGATATCTGCTCAATATCGGGAGCGTACTTGATTTGCTGATCAAGTGAAACCGCTATGGCACAATCCATACAGAAATCTGCCAGGAGGGCAATTTACCTCAACGTATGAGCAAGTTTTCATCGCACTGCCTACATCCACTCGTAGTGCATCATGACCTCAGGGACCATCTCGTATAGCAGGCTGTTCTCGACGTAGCCGAAGAACATGCATCCACTGCAGCCCTCTGATACCTTTTTACGCATCTCGCGAGACTCGCGCCAGACATCTGATATGCCCCCGGACACATGGCCCAGAGGCTCGTCATGTACGCGGCAGACGTAAATTCTCCCGTCCGCTGAGACATGGAGTATCAGATCCGCTGCATGGCATCTGAACTTTGGATCTCTCTCCTGTATCATACGGAGGTATGTGATTGAGTTTATGATCGGAGCGCCTCTTGATTTGAGATCGATCAGCTTCCCGATCGCCGATCTGTAGCGCTCCATATCTCTGATCCTCAGATCATCGCACTCCGTCTCATCAAACTCGTGGAGCGGCTCGAACGAGATCCATGCATCGATCTTTCTGGCAAGCTTCACAAGGCTTGTGAGCTCTTCCAGATTTTTATCGCTGATCACACAGTTCATCAGGACCTCAATTCCCATTCTCCTGGCCTCCACGATGCCATCCACGATCTCATCGATATCTATACCTCTTATCTCCCTGAGACTCTCGATACCGTCCACCGAGACCGTGAGGTAGTTGAGGCTCTCGAGATCATTCATCCTCTCGCTCAGCAGAATGCCGTTCGTCACCAGCGATGTTATCATTCCCAGAGATCTCGCGTGCCTCAGGATCTCTGGAAGATCATCCCGGAGCAGAGGCTCGGTGGCCCATGCATTGTATGCGCCTATGCCGAATCGCGATGCGTCATCCAGCATCCCTGTAATCTCCCCGAGGCGCATCTCGCGGCCGCGCCTGCGCCAGTGAGGGCAGAAGCTGCATCTGAGGTTGCAGGCCGTGTTCACAGTGTGCGATAGAACAAAGGGTCTGCGTCTCACACGCAGCTGCCACACCGCTCTCATCATGAGCTTCGGATCGATTCTTCTCATGTGATCATCGCCACCTGATCAGGAATGCAGGCAGTCTCCTGTACGGGCGCAGGTGCCCACCGGCTGGAACCCACATCCTGGAGACGATCGAGGATCCCCATTAACCTTCTGTTATGGGATCTGCGAATGCTTCTGCATGCGTTATCAGAGAAGCTCTACACCAACTGGATTTTAGGAATCCTCAATCTCACAATAACTCATCCATTACGCGCTTAGCACGATCGCACTATCAGAGACAGACCTGTAGGGGAAATGCACGATCAAAAATAAAAGGGGGGCTGAAAGGCCCTGCCTATGCGACCTCCCCCAGGATGTAGCCGATTATCCTGCCGTATGCAGGCCTTGCAATGCCCACGCCTATCAGGACGCCGATTATGGTGATCAGGGCGAAGCCCATCAGCGCGCCGAAGCCCATCCAGAGGAGCGGTATCATCGCGGCGATGGTGGTTGCAGCCGCTCCCAGGATGATGTAGAACGCCCTGGAGAGCCTCGCGAGGTATATCTTGCCTGTGAGCAGGACGCCCTTCGCCTCCTGCTCGTTCCTCTCTGTGATCCTCTCCCCATGGAGGAGCTCATCTGTTATTATGAAGAGGTGATCCACACCGGTGCCTATCACCATTATTATTCCAGCGATGCTCGCGAGATC contains the following coding sequences:
- a CDS encoding radical SAM protein, whose protein sequence is MRRIDPKLMMRAVWQLRVRRRPFVLSHTVNTACNLRCSFCPHWRRRGREMRLGEITGMLDDASRFGIGAYNAWATEPLLRDDLPEILRHARSLGMITSLVTNGILLSERMNDLESLNYLTVSVDGIESLREIRGIDIDEIVDGIVEARRMGIEVLMNCVISDKNLEELTSLVKLARKIDAWISFEPLHEFDETECDDLRIRDMERYRSAIGKLIDLKSRGAPIINSITYLRMIQERDPKFRCHAADLILHVSADGRIYVCRVHDEPLGHVSGGISDVWRESREMRKKVSEGCSGCMFFGYVENSLLYEMVPEVMMHYEWM